The proteins below are encoded in one region of Levilactobacillus namurensis:
- a CDS encoding oligopeptide:H+ symporter has product MNNKSDVSQDKSFFGQPRGLSTLFFTEMWERFSYYGMRAILIYYMYYSVTKGGLGFNQGTAASIMSIYGSMVYLSSVLGGYLSDRVWGSRRTVFIGGVLIMFGHIALSLPAGKMALFVSILLIVLGTGLLKPNVSEMVGSLYAAGDSRRDSGFTIFVFGINLGSLVAPLLVGWLGMNYNFHLGFSLAAIGMFLGLIQYWVGGKKYLSKDSLYPTDPLEPGDMKKLSGRVIVGLVAFALILVLMYLLHALNLNNFVVLLSIIALATPVVYFVIFLTSKKVTAQERKHVWAYLGLFIAAAIFWAIEEQGSSVLALFAANQTNNNFLGLHISPSWYQSLNPLFILIYTPIFAMLWNKWGKKQPSSPAKFATGMLFAGASYLIMVIPVVLFGTNSLVSPLWLVGSWAVVEIAELLISPIGLSVTTKLAPRAFQSQMMSMWFLADSAGQAVNAQIVKLYTPENEVAYFMGVAIVAIVAGLIMFALVKPIKNLMAGIK; this is encoded by the coding sequence TTGAATAACAAGTCGGACGTTAGCCAAGACAAGTCGTTCTTTGGCCAACCACGTGGATTGTCCACGCTGTTCTTCACCGAAATGTGGGAACGATTTAGTTACTACGGAATGCGGGCCATCCTGATCTACTACATGTACTATTCAGTAACCAAGGGTGGTTTAGGATTCAATCAAGGAACTGCCGCATCCATCATGTCCATTTACGGATCAATGGTTTACTTATCATCCGTCCTCGGGGGCTACTTAAGTGACCGGGTCTGGGGAAGTCGCCGGACCGTCTTCATTGGTGGGGTGCTGATTATGTTCGGGCACATCGCCTTATCCCTCCCCGCAGGTAAAATGGCCCTGTTCGTCTCGATCCTCTTGATTGTTTTAGGGACTGGATTGTTAAAGCCCAACGTTTCTGAAATGGTTGGGAGCTTGTACGCTGCTGGAGACAGTCGGCGGGACTCCGGGTTCACCATCTTCGTGTTCGGGATTAACTTAGGGTCGTTAGTGGCACCATTACTGGTCGGTTGGCTGGGAATGAACTACAACTTCCACCTGGGCTTCTCTTTAGCCGCAATCGGGATGTTCTTGGGTCTGATCCAATACTGGGTCGGGGGTAAGAAGTACCTTAGCAAGGATAGCCTGTACCCAACTGATCCGTTGGAACCAGGTGACATGAAGAAGCTAAGCGGCCGGGTCATCGTCGGTTTGGTAGCTTTCGCTTTAATCCTAGTTCTGATGTACCTGTTGCACGCCTTGAACCTGAACAACTTCGTGGTCTTGCTGTCAATCATCGCGTTGGCAACGCCAGTGGTCTACTTCGTGATTTTCTTGACCAGTAAGAAAGTTACGGCACAAGAACGGAAGCACGTCTGGGCTTACCTGGGCCTGTTTATCGCCGCAGCCATCTTCTGGGCCATCGAAGAACAAGGCTCGTCAGTGTTAGCCTTGTTCGCTGCGAACCAGACCAACAACAACTTCTTAGGCCTGCACATCTCGCCATCTTGGTATCAATCACTGAACCCATTGTTCATCTTGATCTACACGCCAATCTTTGCGATGCTGTGGAACAAGTGGGGGAAGAAGCAACCAAGTTCACCAGCGAAGTTCGCTACCGGGATGTTGTTTGCCGGGGCTTCCTACTTGATCATGGTGATTCCAGTGGTCTTATTCGGCACCAATTCACTGGTCAGCCCATTATGGTTGGTCGGTAGCTGGGCCGTGGTGGAAATCGCTGAATTGCTGATTTCACCAATTGGGCTCTCCGTGACGACGAAGTTAGCGCCACGGGCCTTCCAGTCGCAAATGATGAGTATGTGGTTCTTGGCCGATTCTGCCGGGCAAGCCGTCAACGCGCAAATCGTTAAGTTGTACACGCCAGAAAATGAAGTTGCGTACTTTATGGGTGTGGCCATCGTGGCGATTGTCGCCGGGTTGATCATGTTCGCGCTGGTTAAACCAATTAAGAATTTAATGGCGGGGATTAAATAA
- a CDS encoding cellobiose-specific PTS system IIC component, which yields MKNVLLVSGRGITSRLFLGEAKRVAETRHANLKFTAVGLADLTPELLSQQALVLYTPQAAYQAATDLDQQGAVQTAVIPNDIYGWLNSEALVKFAMHQLAATPVVA from the coding sequence ATGAAGAATGTATTGCTAGTTTCGGGACGGGGGATTACCAGTCGGTTGTTTTTAGGAGAAGCCAAGCGGGTCGCAGAAACCCGGCACGCCAACTTGAAGTTTACGGCGGTGGGCCTGGCTGACTTGACGCCTGAACTGTTAAGTCAACAAGCGCTTGTACTGTACACGCCGCAAGCTGCCTACCAGGCAGCAACGGACCTGGACCAGCAGGGAGCCGTTCAAACGGCGGTTATTCCGAATGATATTTATGGTTGGCTGAACAGCGAAGCCCTGGTTAAGTTTGCAATGCATCAACTTGCCGCAACCCCAGTGGTCGCTTAG
- the dusB gene encoding tRNA dihydrouridine synthase DusB, whose product MTQEHLNTPWKIGQVTIPNRVVVAPMAGVTNVAFRVICKEFGAGLVECEMISGQGIHYQNQRTLAMMAVNPREHPMSIQIFGGTQETLVQAAQFVDQQTPADIIDINMGCPVNKVVNTEAGAKWLLDPDKVHDMVAAVVAAVHKPVTVKMRTGWDDRHLYAVENALAAEAGGASAVAMHGRTRKQMYQGKADWNLLSRVAAHLTIPFMGNGDVRTPEDAKRMLTEVGADGVMIGRAVMGNPWLLKRINQYLATGDLLPEATPEQKIGWAKTHLHELCVAKGPQEGPMDFRNQVAYYLKGIPHAARTKVALTDATDETTMQTLLDDFLAKLSARAQRAPVRRYR is encoded by the coding sequence ATGACTCAAGAACACTTGAATACTCCCTGGAAGATTGGTCAAGTCACGATTCCCAACCGAGTCGTGGTCGCGCCTATGGCTGGGGTGACGAACGTTGCCTTTCGTGTCATCTGTAAGGAGTTTGGCGCGGGTCTGGTTGAGTGTGAGATGATCTCTGGCCAGGGGATTCACTACCAGAACCAGCGGACGTTAGCCATGATGGCGGTCAATCCACGAGAACACCCGATGAGTATCCAGATTTTCGGTGGCACCCAAGAAACTTTAGTTCAAGCGGCCCAGTTTGTGGACCAACAGACGCCAGCGGACATTATCGATATCAATATGGGGTGTCCCGTGAACAAGGTCGTCAATACGGAAGCCGGTGCCAAGTGGCTTTTGGATCCGGATAAAGTCCACGATATGGTGGCTGCCGTGGTGGCCGCTGTACATAAGCCGGTAACGGTCAAGATGCGAACTGGCTGGGACGACCGGCATTTGTACGCCGTGGAGAACGCTTTAGCGGCTGAAGCGGGTGGTGCGAGTGCGGTGGCTATGCACGGACGGACCCGGAAGCAGATGTACCAGGGGAAGGCCGACTGGAACCTCTTATCACGGGTGGCCGCGCACCTGACGATTCCCTTTATGGGTAACGGGGATGTGCGGACCCCTGAAGACGCGAAACGGATGTTAACGGAGGTCGGCGCCGATGGGGTGATGATTGGCCGTGCGGTTATGGGAAATCCATGGTTGCTGAAGCGGATCAATCAGTACTTGGCAACGGGGGACCTGTTGCCGGAAGCAACGCCTGAGCAGAAGATCGGCTGGGCGAAGACCCATCTGCACGAATTATGTGTGGCTAAGGGACCGCAGGAAGGGCCGATGGATTTCCGGAATCAGGTTGCTTATTACCTCAAGGGTATCCCTCACGCAGCCCGTACCAAGGTCGCCTTGACGGATGCGACGGATGAGACCACAATGCAGACGCTACTGGATGACTTTTTGGCTAAGTTGTCGGCTCGTGCGCAGCGGGCCCCGGTTCGGCGGTATCGATAG
- the hslO gene encoding Hsp33 family molecular chaperone HslO produces MADYLVKSLIDHGMFRAYVVDATDTVAEAQRRHDTWSTATAALGRTLIGTLLLSTSLLKGKEKLTVKVNGHGPVGAIMADGNADGTVKGYLQYPHTSLPLNTKHKLDVKKAVGTAGMLTVTKDQGLGQPYTGQVPLVSGELGEDFTYYLAKSEQIPSAVGVSVFVEPDNTVKVAGGFMIQVMPGASDEAISRLEQRLKSMPMVSELLLAGQTPEDILKLLFTDEDVQILQKMPVAFKCDCSKDRFAKALASVSKDAIKEMIEQDHGAEAVCHFCGEKYQFSEDDLRQIMTQAQEK; encoded by the coding sequence ATGGCAGATTATTTAGTCAAGAGTTTGATTGATCATGGGATGTTTCGGGCCTACGTGGTCGATGCCACGGATACGGTGGCGGAAGCCCAACGCCGGCACGATACCTGGAGTACGGCCACAGCAGCTTTAGGGCGGACCTTAATTGGGACCCTCCTGTTGTCGACCTCGTTACTTAAGGGGAAGGAAAAGCTGACGGTTAAGGTCAACGGGCACGGACCGGTTGGCGCCATTATGGCGGATGGTAACGCGGACGGGACCGTTAAGGGGTACCTCCAATACCCGCACACCAGCTTGCCTTTGAACACCAAGCATAAGCTGGATGTGAAGAAGGCTGTCGGGACGGCTGGCATGCTGACGGTGACTAAGGACCAAGGCCTTGGTCAGCCCTACACGGGGCAAGTTCCGTTAGTTTCCGGCGAATTGGGAGAGGACTTTACCTATTATCTGGCAAAGTCCGAACAGATTCCGAGTGCGGTCGGAGTCTCCGTCTTCGTAGAGCCCGATAATACGGTCAAGGTTGCGGGGGGCTTCATGATTCAGGTCATGCCGGGAGCTTCGGACGAAGCCATTTCTCGCTTGGAACAACGGTTGAAGTCGATGCCGATGGTTTCAGAACTCCTGTTGGCTGGGCAGACACCGGAAGACATTCTTAAGCTGTTGTTTACGGATGAAGACGTTCAGATCTTGCAGAAGATGCCAGTGGCGTTCAAGTGTGACTGCTCGAAGGACCGGTTTGCCAAGGCCTTGGCCTCGGTTTCGAAAGATGCCATTAAGGAAATGATTGAACAGGATCACGGGGCCGAAGCCGTGTGTCACTTCTGCGGGGAGAAGTATCAATTCTCAGAAGACGACCTACGGCAGATCATGACCCAGGCCCAGGAGAAGTAG
- the hpt gene encoding hypoxanthine phosphoribosyltransferase — protein MNNDIEKVLYSEEDIAAVCKRLGSQLTEDYRDKTPLIICVLKGAILFMTDVIRDMDIYAEIDFIDISSYHGGTSSSGTITLLKDLDTDVAGRDVLLVEDIIDTGRTLKYLEDLLRDRKAKSIKVCTLMDKPSGRVVEAKADYVGFNVPSEFVVGYGLDYEEKYRNLPYVGVLKPEVYSDK, from the coding sequence ATGAACAACGATATTGAAAAGGTCCTATACAGCGAAGAAGACATCGCCGCGGTCTGCAAACGACTGGGGTCACAACTGACGGAGGATTATCGTGATAAGACGCCATTGATCATTTGTGTCCTGAAAGGGGCCATCCTGTTCATGACCGACGTGATCCGGGACATGGATATCTATGCTGAAATCGACTTTATTGATATCTCCAGTTACCATGGGGGGACTTCCTCTTCCGGAACAATTACCTTGCTGAAGGATCTGGATACGGACGTTGCGGGGCGTGATGTTTTGTTAGTTGAAGACATTATCGATACCGGGCGGACGCTGAAGTACCTTGAGGACCTGTTACGCGACCGGAAGGCGAAGTCCATTAAGGTCTGCACGTTGATGGACAAGCCTAGTGGCCGCGTGGTTGAAGCCAAGGCGGATTACGTTGGGTTTAACGTCCCTAGCGAATTCGTGGTGGGCTATGGGCTGGACTACGAAGAGAAATATCGGAACCTGCCTTACGTCGGGGTTTTGAAGCCGGAAGTCTATTCGGATAAATAA
- the tilS gene encoding tRNA lysidine(34) synthetase TilS: MSLETAFRQNWHAQGWDHHPQPGLVAVSTGVDSMVLLALLRTLPAAERGPLTVVHVNHELRDQSRTEEAFLRQWCADRGLPVLVRHWPVAQHPQTGIEAAARAFRYRFFATALTTQAATWVATAHQADEQAETILLKLLRGGNLAQLTGMAASRPLGTGEVRHPLLPFTKAQLRQYAQQHQVPWYEDATNQDLTASRNRIRHRVLPVLTAENPQVVAHLQDYGAQLAAVLAVADRSLDQTLATIITNRHPVTGQVAPLLERPLAEQRLLLGRLIKQTAPQLSTAPSHLDQALKLLRHVQRPTGQIVFSNGWILEKRYRMFLFWQPQKFVKNPPEQISFMVVLNQWQTVGNGYLLGVFQSAPNHDSPHRTLSLSASQLPLMVRPWRTTDRLRLADGHHQSVRRALINAKVPQTQRTQVPVLVTAQGEVLAALGVKWAVWPHRQQTTTYHIGYQPESVKGEKDEQRY, encoded by the coding sequence GTGTCTCTAGAAACGGCATTTCGACAGAATTGGCACGCCCAGGGGTGGGACCACCACCCCCAACCGGGATTAGTCGCGGTCTCGACCGGGGTGGATTCAATGGTGCTCCTAGCCCTGTTGCGAACCTTGCCGGCCGCTGAACGGGGGCCGTTGACGGTGGTCCACGTGAACCACGAGTTACGGGACCAGAGTCGAACGGAGGAGGCGTTCCTCCGGCAATGGTGTGCGGATCGGGGCTTGCCGGTGCTAGTCCGCCATTGGCCCGTTGCCCAGCATCCACAAACGGGGATCGAAGCGGCCGCCCGGGCTTTTCGCTACCGGTTCTTTGCGACCGCCCTGACGACGCAAGCGGCCACCTGGGTCGCAACGGCCCACCAAGCTGACGAGCAGGCCGAGACCATTCTCCTCAAACTTCTGCGGGGCGGCAACCTTGCCCAGCTAACCGGGATGGCGGCGAGTCGGCCGTTGGGTACCGGGGAGGTCCGACACCCGTTACTGCCCTTCACCAAGGCGCAGCTCCGCCAATACGCGCAGCAGCACCAGGTGCCGTGGTACGAAGATGCGACCAATCAGGACCTGACAGCGAGCCGGAACCGCATCCGGCATCGGGTACTGCCGGTACTGACGGCAGAGAACCCCCAGGTGGTCGCCCACTTACAGGACTACGGCGCTCAACTAGCCGCGGTCTTGGCCGTGGCGGATCGCTCTTTGGATCAGACGTTGGCGACCATCATCACGAATCGCCACCCGGTCACGGGACAAGTCGCGCCACTCTTAGAGCGACCGTTAGCTGAACAACGGCTGTTGTTGGGCCGCTTGATCAAGCAGACGGCGCCCCAGCTGTCGACGGCCCCTAGTCATTTAGACCAAGCCCTTAAACTCTTGCGGCACGTTCAGCGCCCCACGGGGCAAATCGTTTTTAGTAACGGATGGATTCTAGAAAAGCGTTACCGGATGTTTCTGTTCTGGCAACCGCAAAAATTCGTGAAAAATCCACCGGAACAAATTAGTTTTATGGTAGTATTGAACCAATGGCAGACGGTCGGTAACGGCTATCTGCTTGGCGTCTTTCAGTCAGCCCCCAATCACGATTCGCCCCACCGAACCCTTAGCTTGAGCGCAAGTCAATTGCCCTTGATGGTTCGGCCGTGGCGAACAACGGACCGGTTGCGGTTGGCGGACGGACATCATCAATCGGTACGGCGAGCGCTGATTAACGCGAAGGTGCCGCAGACGCAACGGACGCAAGTTCCAGTCCTGGTAACCGCTCAGGGCGAGGTCCTGGCGGCGCTGGGTGTGAAATGGGCGGTCTGGCCGCACCGGCAACAGACAACAACTTATCATATTGGATACCAACCGGAATCGGTGAAAGGGGAAAAAGATGAACAACGATATTGA
- a CDS encoding S1 domain-containing RNA-binding protein: MAIEVGAKVSGKVSGITNFGAFVDLGDHKTGLVHISEISDGYVKDIHDVLSVGDEVTVKVLTVGNDGKIGLSIRKATDHPASEHSHRPHTGDRREHGDHRGGNDHRGNFHNNGGDHGHGGRRFENNGPRSHHSSANGRFASHHSNHKENFDDMMSGFLKQSEERLTTIKRNTEGKRGGRGGRRS, translated from the coding sequence ATGGCAATCGAGGTTGGAGCTAAAGTTTCCGGAAAGGTCTCTGGAATTACGAACTTTGGCGCATTTGTTGATTTAGGTGACCACAAGACCGGGTTGGTCCACATTAGTGAAATCTCTGACGGGTACGTGAAGGACATTCACGACGTGTTATCCGTTGGGGACGAGGTAACGGTCAAGGTATTGACCGTTGGAAATGACGGTAAGATTGGGTTGTCGATTCGAAAGGCGACGGATCATCCGGCTTCTGAGCACAGTCATCGGCCCCACACTGGCGATCGGCGTGAACACGGCGACCACCGGGGCGGCAATGACCACCGGGGAAACTTCCATAATAATGGCGGGGACCACGGGCATGGCGGCCGGCGTTTTGAGAATAACGGTCCGCGGTCACACCATTCTTCAGCGAACGGACGTTTCGCAAGTCATCACTCGAACCACAAGGAGAACTTTGACGACATGATGTCCGGCTTCTTGAAGCAAAGCGAAGAGCGTCTTACGACGATCAAGCGGAATACGGAAGGCAAGCGTGGCGGCCGTGGCGGTCGGCGGAGCTAG
- a CDS encoding septum formation initiator family protein produces the protein MATKQPHTAKVERLENDYTRLLDRQHAAAKHRRNWMSRRRAKRALRIIACFAFFILILGVQLVRTNASRHKVDQQVVTSQRQLAKAKHTNADLKAQVKQLNDQDYLGQLIRSKYYYSKSNETIYSLPGDHANDVTAK, from the coding sequence ATGGCAACCAAACAACCGCATACGGCAAAAGTTGAACGCTTAGAAAACGATTACACGCGATTGCTGGACCGGCAACATGCCGCGGCCAAGCACCGGCGTAACTGGATGAGTCGGCGACGGGCCAAACGGGCGTTGCGGATCATCGCGTGCTTTGCCTTCTTCATCTTAATCCTGGGGGTCCAGTTGGTACGAACCAACGCGAGTCGCCATAAGGTCGATCAGCAGGTCGTGACCAGTCAGCGGCAGTTAGCCAAGGCCAAGCACACCAATGCCGATTTGAAGGCCCAGGTGAAGCAGCTGAATGACCAAGACTATTTGGGTCAGTTGATTCGGTCGAAGTACTATTATTCGAAGTCTAATGAAACCATCTATAGTTTACCGGGAGATCACGCAAATGATGTCACGGCGAAGTAG
- a CDS encoding RNA-binding S4 domain-containing protein: MRLDKFLKVSRIIKRRSVAKEIADKGRILINDKVAKSSSNVATNDELVIKFGNKTLTVKVNELLETTKKEDAERMYTIVKEEYAQDFRQSANE, encoded by the coding sequence ATGCGTTTAGATAAATTCTTAAAAGTTTCACGAATCATCAAACGGCGGTCGGTCGCTAAGGAAATCGCGGATAAGGGACGAATCCTGATCAACGATAAGGTGGCTAAGTCGTCCAGCAACGTCGCCACGAACGACGAATTAGTGATTAAGTTTGGGAATAAAACGTTAACCGTCAAAGTTAACGAGTTGTTGGAGACCACCAAGAAGGAAGACGCCGAACGGATGTACACCATCGTAAAAGAGGAATACGCCCAAGACTTTCGGCAATCCGCAAACGAATAA
- a CDS encoding polysaccharide biosynthesis protein yields the protein MEHHNAKTTLRGALILSLAAFIAKLLSAVYRVPFQNLVGNTGFYVYQQVYPLYGIGMTFALSGLPVFISQLVADAPDLPTQQQVARQVYRWTWGLAGSLFVGLTVGAPWIARGMGDGQLTPLIRTVAWMFLLMPDLSVTRGYHQGRFEMLPTARSQVVEQIVRVAVILLVASWATVQQWSVYRMGTWAMSSGALAAVAAWLVLPRWRRPREPRVARVPRIGRRLLVEGGTLCLLTAMMVLLQLIDSFTVKNGLVAGGLSDLAAKDLKGVYDRGQPLVQLGLVVAVAFATSLLPALTAAQQRGRQREFKRLTTTMMRIALVIASAAAAGLMTLMPWINHLLFGNQQGTTMLAVYMLSIVLATLIQTYNSVLQSQDQYRLTVVALGSGLVVKGLVNHWAVLHWGGLGASWVTVGSLLVMAGVIWYGSPVGLRSGIWTLPFLGKLLGCVALMVVGLQLLLHGLAAWWPGLMVGRGAAGGIVMLTIPVGVILFLTTALGSRLLTVREWLTLPHADRLLRFWQKLRLHGGK from the coding sequence ATGGAACACCACAACGCGAAGACCACGTTACGGGGAGCGTTGATCCTATCGCTCGCGGCGTTTATCGCTAAACTACTGAGCGCCGTCTACCGGGTTCCGTTCCAGAACCTGGTGGGCAACACCGGTTTTTACGTGTACCAGCAGGTCTATCCGCTTTACGGGATTGGGATGACCTTCGCGTTAAGCGGGTTACCGGTGTTCATTTCTCAGTTGGTGGCGGATGCGCCTGACCTGCCCACTCAGCAACAAGTTGCGCGGCAAGTCTACCGGTGGACCTGGGGGTTGGCCGGCAGCCTATTTGTGGGTTTGACGGTCGGCGCCCCCTGGATTGCCCGGGGGATGGGGGATGGCCAGTTGACGCCGCTGATCCGAACGGTGGCCTGGATGTTCCTGTTGATGCCTGACCTGTCCGTAACACGCGGTTACCACCAGGGACGCTTTGAGATGTTGCCGACGGCCCGGTCACAGGTGGTCGAACAGATTGTCCGGGTCGCCGTGATTCTACTGGTGGCCAGCTGGGCCACAGTTCAGCAGTGGTCGGTCTACCGGATGGGCACCTGGGCCATGAGTAGCGGGGCCTTAGCGGCGGTCGCAGCGTGGCTGGTCTTGCCGCGGTGGCGCCGACCGCGGGAACCCCGGGTGGCTCGGGTCCCACGCATCGGTCGGCGACTGTTGGTTGAGGGCGGGACGCTGTGCCTCTTAACGGCAATGATGGTCCTGTTACAACTCATCGACTCCTTTACCGTGAAGAACGGGTTGGTCGCTGGGGGGCTGAGTGACCTAGCGGCGAAGGATCTCAAGGGGGTCTACGACCGCGGCCAGCCATTGGTTCAGTTGGGTCTAGTGGTGGCGGTGGCCTTTGCGACCTCGTTGCTGCCGGCATTAACGGCCGCCCAGCAGCGGGGGCGGCAACGGGAGTTCAAACGCCTGACCACCACCATGATGCGGATTGCCCTAGTGATTGCGTCGGCCGCAGCGGCGGGACTCATGACTTTGATGCCCTGGATCAATCACTTATTGTTTGGAAATCAGCAGGGAACAACGATGTTAGCCGTGTACATGTTGAGCATCGTATTGGCGACGTTGATTCAAACTTATAATAGTGTCCTGCAAAGCCAAGACCAGTACCGCTTGACGGTGGTGGCCTTGGGCAGTGGACTGGTCGTCAAGGGGCTAGTTAACCACTGGGCAGTGCTGCACTGGGGTGGTCTGGGTGCGAGCTGGGTCACGGTCGGTAGCCTACTGGTCATGGCTGGCGTGATCTGGTACGGGTCACCGGTGGGCTTGCGTTCAGGTATCTGGACCCTTCCGTTTCTAGGCAAGCTATTGGGCTGTGTCGCCTTGATGGTGGTTGGTTTACAACTCCTGTTGCACGGGCTTGCGGCCTGGTGGCCCGGCTTGATGGTGGGACGAGGCGCCGCCGGTGGGATAGTGATGCTGACGATTCCGGTGGGTGTGATCCTGTTCCTGACAACGGCTTTGGGGAGTCGGTTATTGACGGTTCGTGAATGGCTAACGTTGCCGCACGCGGATCGACTCTTACGTTTTTGGCAAAAATTACGGTTACACGGAGGTAAATAA